One Pseudomonas sp. FP1742 genomic window carries:
- a CDS encoding LysR family transcriptional regulator translates to MRKSLMRMTLRQLQIFNEVCDLRSYSRAADEMSLTQPAVSLQIRQLEELIGQPLFDYVGKKLYMTEAAEALQRASRDIFGRLENLDMQLSDMQGSLQGQLKLAVESSAKYFVPHLFAAFKRQHPEVNLHLTVVNRGQVIRRLSDNRDDLVIMSMVPQDMGLEFLPFLNNPIVAVAPPDHPLCHMGPLRLQDLEPYTLLLREPGSGTRLACEEYFKEKRVHFTQTQEVASAEAQRECVLAGLGLALLTRHALNLELATGALIELPVEELPLLRSWCLVQAKAKRLSPVAHAFLAFIRSERAQISALVERFDGKLPVLPASS, encoded by the coding sequence ATGCGTAAGTCATTGATGCGTATGACATTGCGTCAATTGCAGATCTTCAATGAGGTGTGCGACTTAAGGTCCTACAGCCGCGCCGCCGACGAAATGTCTCTCACACAACCTGCCGTGAGCCTACAGATTCGTCAACTCGAAGAGCTGATCGGTCAGCCCTTGTTCGATTATGTCGGCAAAAAGCTCTACATGACCGAGGCGGCCGAAGCGCTACAGCGCGCCAGCCGGGACATTTTCGGGCGCCTGGAGAACCTCGATATGCAGCTGTCGGACATGCAAGGCTCATTGCAGGGCCAGCTGAAACTGGCGGTGGAATCCAGCGCCAAGTATTTCGTGCCGCACCTGTTTGCCGCTTTCAAGCGTCAGCACCCGGAAGTGAACCTGCACCTGACGGTGGTCAACCGCGGCCAGGTTATCCGGCGCCTGTCGGATAACCGCGATGACCTGGTGATCATGTCGATGGTCCCCCAGGACATGGGGCTGGAATTCCTGCCGTTCCTCAACAACCCGATAGTAGCCGTGGCGCCGCCGGATCATCCGCTGTGCCACATGGGGCCGTTGCGCTTGCAGGATCTGGAACCCTACACACTGCTGTTGCGCGAACCCGGTTCCGGCACGCGACTGGCTTGCGAGGAGTATTTCAAAGAGAAGCGCGTGCACTTCACCCAGACCCAGGAGGTCGCGTCGGCGGAAGCTCAGCGTGAATGCGTGCTGGCGGGTCTGGGCCTGGCGCTGTTGACGCGCCATGCCCTGAACCTTGAATTGGCGACCGGCGCCCTGATTGAGCTGCCGGTCGAAGAACTGCCGCTGCTGCGTAGCTGGTGCCTGGTGCAGGCCAAGGCCAAACGGCTATCGCCGGTGGCCCACGCATTCCTTGCGTTTATCCGCAGCGAACGGGCGCAGATCAGCGCGCTTGTTGAGCGTTTCGACGGGAAGTTGCCGGTGCTGCCTGCCAGTAGTTGA
- a CDS encoding PA3496 family putative envelope integrity protein — translation MAQPYEERNSAVKTRRQQEDQRRMEFRRAIEDRCERRQLLAEIGEFPDGLELNYWQAAPATSRRNAQQAR, via the coding sequence ATGGCCCAGCCCTACGAAGAACGCAACAGCGCCGTCAAAACCCGTCGTCAGCAAGAAGACCAGCGCCGCATGGAATTTCGCCGCGCCATTGAAGATCGCTGCGAACGCCGCCAGCTTCTGGCCGAAATCGGTGAATTTCCTGACGGCCTCGAACTCAACTACTGGCAGGCAGCACCGGCAACTTCCCGTCGAAACGCTCAACAAGCGCGCTGA
- the hexR gene encoding transcriptional regulator HexR, translated as MNLLQHIAQSRHLLRKSELKVADHVLLDPAAVMHSSMADLAHSVGISEPTIVRFCRAIGCSGFQDLKLKLAQSLAAGASFGQFAIHEDDSVADYSLKIFDTTLHTLMEVREKLDPVALQKAVTAMSQAQRVEFYGFGASGAVAADAQHKFFRLLLTAAAYSDPHMQAMSAVTLKPTDVAICISQSGRSKDLLITANLVRESGASLITLCPSQTPLAELSTVNLAIDVHEDTEIYTPLTSRIAHLVVIDVLAMGVAMARGPSLVNHLKSVKRSLRSLRLSPKSVKALDD; from the coding sequence TTGAATCTGCTGCAACACATCGCCCAGTCACGCCACCTGTTACGCAAGTCGGAGCTCAAGGTCGCCGACCACGTGCTGCTTGATCCTGCGGCGGTGATGCACAGTTCCATGGCCGACCTGGCCCACAGCGTGGGCATCAGCGAGCCGACCATCGTGCGGTTTTGCCGCGCCATCGGCTGCTCCGGGTTCCAGGATTTGAAGCTTAAATTGGCGCAGAGCCTGGCGGCCGGCGCGAGCTTCGGGCAATTCGCGATTCATGAAGACGATTCGGTTGCCGATTACAGCCTGAAAATCTTCGACACCACCTTGCACACCCTGATGGAAGTTCGCGAGAAACTCGATCCGGTGGCGTTGCAGAAAGCCGTGACCGCGATGTCACAGGCCCAGCGTGTCGAGTTCTACGGCTTCGGTGCGTCCGGTGCGGTGGCGGCTGATGCCCAGCACAAATTCTTCCGTTTGCTGCTGACCGCGGCGGCGTATTCCGACCCGCACATGCAGGCGATGTCGGCGGTGACCTTGAAGCCGACCGACGTGGCGATCTGCATTTCCCAGTCCGGTCGCTCAAAGGACCTGTTGATCACCGCCAATCTTGTGCGCGAAAGCGGCGCCTCGCTGATCACCCTGTGCCCGAGCCAGACACCATTGGCCGAACTGTCGACCGTCAACCTGGCAATCGATGTGCACGAAGACACCGAAATCTACACGCCGCTGACGTCGCGTATTGCGCACCTGGTGGTGATTGATGTGCTGGCAATGGGCGTGGCCATGGCCCGTGGGCCAAGCCTGGTCAATCACCTCAAAAGCGTCAAACGCAGCCTTCGCAGTTTGCGGTTGTCACCCAAGTCGGTGAAAGCGCTGGACGATTGA
- a CDS encoding EAL domain-containing protein, whose protein sequence is MTLSSDLSGPSVEPRAIRKQYAMEMAVERTRLLYQGSLLPTLFMLINGLVCAGLLWSPQRYFVVSVWLIWLLSLVALRVIQVAAFDSAIPNRQAHPIWRRMFLLGSAMTGLTLAGAGIALVPADNFMQQAWVFGLIGAAALSASVAYAVSLPAFLSFTLPCLLPAIGYLFWGGDEQEQGWGWFGLILLGSLSVVAWQVNRLIDQGLLRRFQNQALIEHLQQAQSRSDQLNHELAREIDQRRRAEDELRETQVDLENRVALRSLELDAANQALSKSEARLALALKASELGLWDWNLQTDEVHHTQLQELFGLEPEYVTAMLRHLKPRLHPDDLPALKRALVEHLKGRTEDYQIEYRVRHGDGHWVWIEDRGRAVERSENGRVIRMVGTRRDISASKGLEEQRQLAATVFEAASEGIVIFDPNYALIAVNQAFSRVTGYEIDDMLGRNVVDLPCSRDARRHYAAIRQALEQHGSWQGELVETRKNGELYPQWLQLNAVRDARGNVSHIVGFFADLSARRESEERMRYLTHYDELTGLANRSLFRERLREAHQRVRQGGRRSLALLHINLDRFKLLNDSLGHEIADQLLQKMARRLVNALPEADTIARLSGDEFAVLFDAYGNLSSLARVATRLSTKLRLPITVEGHELVVSASMGISLLPDTAREISALVSQSNMAMQHAKHLGGNNFQFYTDSLQASTLERLQFENQLRKAIEEKQLKVFYQPKLCLATGRLNAAEALVRWDHPALGRVPPGDFIGLAEEIGLINAIGEFVLRQACWQACEWQRQGLEPIRVSVNLSVHQLRQGKLVSLVRQVLEETGLAPHYLELELTESQLLDSVEHIIATFQQLRDLGVKLAIDDFGTGYSSLSYLKRIPVDYVKIDQAFIRGLGESSEDAAITRAIIAMAHGLSLKVVAEGVERPEQLEFLKAERCDEVQGYWISRPVEAADLAELLRADEKTS, encoded by the coding sequence ATGACCCTCAGCTCCGACCTGTCGGGCCCCTCCGTGGAGCCTCGGGCTATCCGCAAACAGTACGCCATGGAGATGGCGGTCGAACGCACGCGTCTGCTGTATCAGGGCTCACTCTTGCCGACGCTATTCATGTTGATCAACGGTCTGGTCTGCGCCGGGTTGCTCTGGAGCCCACAGCGCTACTTCGTGGTCAGTGTCTGGCTGATCTGGTTATTGTCGCTGGTGGCGTTGCGGGTGATTCAGGTCGCGGCCTTCGATTCGGCGATTCCCAACCGTCAGGCCCATCCGATCTGGCGTCGCATGTTCCTGCTCGGTTCGGCGATGACTGGCCTGACTCTGGCCGGTGCCGGCATTGCACTGGTGCCCGCTGACAATTTCATGCAGCAGGCCTGGGTGTTCGGCCTGATCGGCGCCGCGGCCCTCTCGGCCAGCGTTGCTTATGCGGTCAGCCTGCCGGCTTTTCTGTCCTTTACCTTGCCTTGTCTGTTGCCAGCCATCGGCTATCTGTTCTGGGGCGGCGATGAACAAGAGCAGGGCTGGGGCTGGTTCGGGCTGATTCTACTGGGCTCGTTGAGCGTGGTCGCCTGGCAGGTCAATAGGCTGATCGACCAAGGGTTGCTGCGGCGCTTTCAAAATCAGGCGCTGATCGAACACTTGCAGCAGGCGCAAAGTCGCAGCGATCAGCTCAATCACGAACTGGCCAGGGAAATCGACCAGCGTCGCCGCGCCGAAGACGAATTGCGCGAAACCCAGGTCGACCTCGAAAATCGGGTCGCCCTGCGCAGTCTGGAGCTGGACGCGGCCAATCAGGCCTTGAGCAAGAGCGAAGCGCGGCTGGCGCTGGCGTTAAAGGCGAGCGAGCTCGGTTTGTGGGACTGGAACCTGCAGACCGACGAAGTCCATCACACCCAGCTTCAGGAGTTGTTCGGGCTGGAGCCGGAATACGTGACGGCAATGCTCCGCCACCTTAAACCGAGGCTGCACCCCGACGACTTGCCAGCGCTGAAGCGGGCGCTGGTCGAGCATTTGAAGGGCCGCACCGAGGATTATCAGATCGAGTACAGGGTGCGACATGGCGATGGCCACTGGGTCTGGATCGAGGACCGCGGTCGAGCGGTCGAGCGCAGCGAAAACGGCCGGGTGATCCGCATGGTCGGCACCCGTCGCGATATCAGTGCCAGCAAGGGCCTGGAAGAGCAGCGTCAACTGGCGGCGACGGTATTCGAGGCCGCCAGCGAAGGCATCGTGATTTTCGACCCGAATTACGCACTGATCGCGGTCAATCAGGCTTTCAGTCGGGTGACCGGCTATGAAATCGACGACATGCTCGGGCGCAATGTGGTCGATTTGCCCTGCAGCCGCGATGCCCGTCGGCATTACGCAGCGATTCGTCAGGCGCTGGAGCAGCACGGTAGTTGGCAGGGTGAATTGGTCGAAACCCGCAAGAACGGCGAGTTGTATCCGCAATGGCTGCAACTGAATGCCGTACGTGATGCTCGGGGAAATGTCAGCCATATCGTTGGCTTCTTCGCCGATCTTTCCGCTCGGCGTGAATCCGAAGAACGCATGCGCTACCTCACCCATTACGACGAGCTCACTGGGCTGGCCAACCGTTCGTTGTTTCGCGAGCGGCTGCGAGAAGCTCATCAGCGGGTGCGTCAGGGCGGTCGGCGCAGCCTGGCGTTGCTGCACATCAATCTGGATCGCTTCAAACTGCTCAACGACAGCCTCGGCCACGAAATCGCCGATCAACTGTTGCAGAAAATGGCCCGCCGCCTGGTCAATGCGCTGCCGGAAGCCGACACCATCGCCCGGTTGTCCGGCGATGAATTTGCGGTGCTGTTCGATGCCTACGGCAATCTGTCGAGCCTGGCGCGGGTGGCGACCCGATTGTCGACCAAGTTGCGTTTGCCGATCACCGTCGAGGGACATGAACTGGTGGTCAGCGCGTCCATGGGCATCAGCCTGTTGCCGGACACCGCGCGGGAGATATCCGCGCTGGTCAGCCAGTCGAACATGGCCATGCAGCATGCCAAGCACTTGGGCGGCAACAACTTCCAGTTTTACACCGACAGCCTGCAAGCCAGCACGCTCGAGCGTTTGCAATTTGAGAACCAGTTGCGCAAAGCCATCGAAGAAAAGCAACTGAAGGTGTTTTATCAACCGAAACTCTGCCTCGCCACCGGCCGGCTGAATGCCGCCGAGGCGTTGGTGCGCTGGGATCACCCAGCCCTGGGCCGAGTGCCGCCGGGGGATTTCATTGGTCTGGCCGAGGAAATCGGCCTGATCAACGCTATCGGCGAGTTCGTTTTGCGACAGGCCTGTTGGCAAGCCTGTGAATGGCAGCGTCAGGGACTTGAGCCGATTCGGGTGTCGGTCAATCTGTCGGTGCATCAATTGCGTCAGGGGAAACTGGTTAGCCTCGTGCGCCAGGTGCTGGAGGAGACTGGTCTGGCACCGCACTACCTGGAACTGGAACTCACCGAAAGCCAGTTGCTGGACAGCGTCGAGCACATCATCGCGACCTTCCAGCAGTTGCGCGACCTTGGGGTGAAGCTGGCAATCGACGATTTTGGTACCGGGTATTCGTCGCTGAGCTACCTCAAGCGCATCCCCGTGGATTACGTGAAGATCGATCAGGCATTTATCCGTGGTCTGGGAGAGAGCAGCGAGGACGCGGCGATCACCCGGGCGATTATTGCGATGGCCCACGGGTTGTCACTGAAAGTGGTGGCTGAAGGCGTCGAACGACCGGAGCAGCTGGAGTTCCTCAAGGCCGAGCGCTGCGATGAAGTGCAGGGCTATTGGATCAGCCGTCCGGTTGAGGCCGCGGACCTGGCCGAGCTGTTACGCGCGGACGAAAAAACCTCGTAG
- the uvrD gene encoding DNA helicase II — MRDDLSLLLNSLNDAQRQAVAASVGRQLVLAGAGSGKTRVLVHRIAWLIQVENASPHSILSVTFTNKAAAEMRHRIEQLMGINPAGMWVGTFHGLAHRLLRAHWQEAGLSQTFQILDSDDQQRLVKRVIRELGLDEQRWPARQAQWFINGQKDEGLRPQHIQASGDLFLATMRSIYEAYEAACLRAGVIDFSELLLRALDLWRDHPGLLAHYQKRFRHILVDEFQDTNAVQYAWLRLLAKGGDSLMVVGDDDQSIYGWRGAKIENIYQYSDDFPDAEIIRLEQNYRSTAGILKAANALIANNTGRMGKELWTDGGEGEAINLYAAFNEHDEARYVVETIESALKTGLARSDIAILYRSNAQSRVLEEALLRERIPYRIYGGQRFFERAEIKNAMAYLRLLEGRGNDAALERVINVPARGIGEKTVEAIRDHARHSDVSMWEAMRQLVANKGLTGRAAGALGAFMELIENLAAKCMEMPLHLMTQTVIEQSGLIAYHQAEKGEKGQARVENLEELVSAARNFENPEEDEEQSPLSAFLGHASLEAGDTQADEHEDSIQLMTLHSAKGLEFPYVFLVGMEEGLFPHKMSLEEPGRLEEERRLAYVGITRAMQNLVLTYAETRRLYGSETYNKVSRFVREVPKGLIQEVRLSNSVSRPFGGGQQQSSSSLFGGSEIPDTGFSLGQTVRHSVFGDGVILNFEGAGAQARVQVNFSEGSKWLMLGYAKLEAI, encoded by the coding sequence ATGCGCGATGATCTCTCCCTTCTGCTGAACTCCCTCAACGATGCCCAACGCCAGGCCGTAGCTGCCTCCGTGGGTCGTCAGTTGGTCCTGGCCGGTGCTGGCTCCGGTAAAACCCGAGTGCTGGTGCACCGTATCGCCTGGTTGATCCAGGTCGAAAACGCCTCGCCCCACTCCATTCTGTCGGTGACCTTCACCAACAAGGCCGCTGCCGAGATGCGTCATCGCATCGAGCAGTTGATGGGTATCAACCCGGCCGGCATGTGGGTCGGCACCTTCCACGGCCTGGCACACCGCTTATTGCGGGCGCACTGGCAAGAAGCCGGCCTGAGCCAGACCTTCCAGATTCTCGACAGTGACGACCAGCAACGGCTGGTCAAGCGGGTGATCCGTGAACTGGGCCTGGACGAGCAACGCTGGCCCGCCCGACAGGCCCAGTGGTTCATCAACGGGCAGAAAGACGAAGGTCTGCGGCCGCAACATATCCAGGCCAGCGGCGATCTGTTCCTGGCGACCATGCGCAGCATTTATGAAGCCTACGAGGCTGCATGCCTGCGCGCCGGCGTCATCGACTTCTCCGAACTGCTGCTGCGCGCCCTCGACTTGTGGCGCGATCATCCGGGCCTGCTCGCCCATTATCAGAAACGCTTCCGACACATTCTGGTGGACGAGTTCCAGGACACCAACGCCGTGCAGTACGCCTGGTTGCGTCTGCTGGCCAAGGGCGGCGACAGCCTGATGGTGGTCGGCGATGACGATCAGTCGATCTATGGCTGGCGCGGCGCGAAAATCGAGAATATCTATCAGTATTCCGACGATTTCCCGGATGCCGAGATCATTCGTCTGGAGCAAAACTACCGCTCCACCGCCGGGATCCTCAAGGCTGCCAACGCCCTGATCGCCAACAACACCGGGCGCATGGGCAAAGAGCTGTGGACCGATGGCGGCGAAGGCGAAGCGATCAATCTGTATGCCGCGTTCAACGAACACGATGAAGCACGCTACGTGGTGGAAACCATTGAAAGCGCGCTGAAAACCGGCTTGGCTCGCAGCGATATCGCGATTCTGTACCGTTCCAACGCCCAATCGCGCGTTTTGGAAGAAGCCTTGCTGCGCGAACGCATCCCGTACCGCATTTATGGCGGTCAGCGCTTCTTCGAACGGGCAGAAATCAAGAACGCCATGGCGTACCTGCGTTTGCTGGAAGGTCGTGGCAACGACGCAGCCCTGGAGCGGGTGATCAACGTTCCGGCCCGTGGCATCGGCGAAAAAACCGTCGAAGCGATTCGCGATCATGCGCGCCACAGCGACGTGTCGATGTGGGAAGCCATGCGTCAGCTGGTGGCCAACAAGGGCCTGACCGGTCGCGCTGCCGGCGCCCTTGGGGCGTTTATGGAGCTGATCGAGAACCTCGCCGCCAAGTGCATGGAAATGCCGCTGCACCTGATGACCCAAACCGTCATCGAGCAATCGGGGCTGATTGCCTACCACCAGGCGGAAAAAGGCGAGAAAGGCCAGGCCCGGGTAGAAAACCTTGAGGAACTGGTCAGCGCCGCGCGCAACTTCGAAAACCCGGAAGAGGACGAAGAACAGTCGCCGCTGTCGGCGTTCCTCGGTCATGCCTCGCTGGAGGCCGGGGACACCCAGGCCGATGAGCACGAAGACAGCATTCAGCTAATGACTCTGCACAGCGCCAAGGGCCTGGAATTCCCTTACGTGTTCCTGGTGGGCATGGAAGAAGGCCTGTTTCCGCACAAGATGAGCCTGGAAGAACCCGGGCGTCTTGAAGAAGAGCGTCGTCTGGCCTATGTCGGTATCACTCGGGCGATGCAGAACCTGGTGCTGACTTATGCAGAAACCCGACGCCTGTACGGCAGCGAGACCTACAACAAGGTGTCGCGTTTCGTACGTGAAGTGCCGAAAGGTCTAATCCAGGAAGTACGACTGTCCAACAGCGTCAGCCGTCCGTTCGGTGGTGGACAGCAGCAGAGTTCCAGCAGCCTGTTCGGCGGCAGCGAGATCCCGGACACTGGGTTCAGCCTCGGCCAGACTGTGCGGCACTCGGTGTTCGGCGACGGCGTGATCCTGAATTTCGAAGGCGCCGGCGCTCAGGCGCGGGTGCAGGTGAACTTCAGCGAAGGCAGCAAGTGGCTGATGCTGGGTTACGCCAAGCTGGAAGCGATCTAA
- a CDS encoding Tim44 domain-containing protein produces MKRFLSIAMALCIGLTMSLDANAKRFGGGKSVGAAPTHQTSQMAPSSPGVGGAAATAGAAGAAGAAAKAGGASRWLGPLAGIAAGGLLASMFMGGGFQGMQIFDILIMAVIAFLIFRFIAARRRKQQEHLAPAGAPMQREVFEQKPAMGSIFGGSAAPAAARPVINAPAWFNEERFVEAARNHFQSLQQHWDANEMDKIAEFVTPQLLEFLKRERADLGDGFQSTYIDNLHVQLDGVDDRADKTIATLTFSGVSKTSRFDQGEVFSESWNMERPQGENQPWLVAGIRQNA; encoded by the coding sequence ATGAAACGTTTTCTTAGCATCGCCATGGCGTTGTGCATCGGCCTGACGATGAGCCTGGACGCCAACGCCAAACGCTTTGGTGGCGGCAAGAGTGTCGGCGCTGCGCCGACTCACCAGACCAGCCAAATGGCTCCTTCTTCTCCTGGCGTGGGCGGCGCAGCCGCCACTGCCGGTGCGGCCGGTGCCGCTGGCGCTGCCGCCAAGGCCGGCGGTGCTTCGCGCTGGCTCGGCCCTCTGGCCGGTATCGCGGCCGGTGGCCTGCTGGCCTCCATGTTCATGGGCGGCGGCTTCCAGGGCATGCAGATCTTCGACATCCTGATCATGGCGGTCATCGCCTTCCTGATCTTCCGCTTCATCGCCGCTCGTCGTCGCAAGCAGCAGGAGCACCTGGCCCCGGCCGGCGCGCCGATGCAACGTGAAGTGTTCGAGCAGAAGCCCGCCATGGGTTCGATCTTCGGCGGTTCGGCTGCACCTGCTGCCGCTCGTCCGGTGATCAATGCTCCAGCCTGGTTCAACGAAGAGCGTTTCGTCGAAGCGGCCCGCAACCACTTCCAGTCCCTGCAGCAACATTGGGACGCCAACGAAATGGACAAGATCGCCGAGTTCGTGACCCCGCAGTTGCTGGAGTTCCTCAAGCGCGAACGTGCCGACCTGGGTGATGGCTTCCAGTCGACCTACATCGATAACCTCCATGTTCAGCTGGACGGCGTTGATGACCGTGCAGACAAGACCATCGCCACCCTGACCTTCAGCGGCGTGTCGAAGACCTCGCGTTTCGACCAGGGCGAAGTGTTCAGCGAAAGCTGGAACATGGAGCGTCCACAGGGCGAAAACCAGCCTTGGCTGGTAGCGGGTATCCGCCAGAACGCCTGA
- a CDS encoding SMI1/KNR4 family protein → MEEIIEQLREANEPVPVPLELPDEDLLVEIEEQLFIDIPFVFREFLLTVSDVVYGSLEPVTVTDPQSHTYLPDVAANAWDAGVDRSLIPICQDGDNYYCVEEDGTVVLWLAEEELLAEETWESVWHWARDVWLES, encoded by the coding sequence GTGGAAGAAATCATCGAACAACTGCGTGAAGCCAACGAACCGGTACCGGTCCCCTTGGAGTTGCCCGACGAAGATCTGCTGGTAGAAATCGAAGAACAACTGTTCATCGATATTCCCTTCGTATTCAGAGAGTTCCTGCTGACCGTCAGCGATGTGGTCTATGGCAGCCTGGAGCCGGTGACCGTCACCGACCCACAATCCCACACCTATCTGCCGGATGTTGCCGCCAACGCCTGGGATGCTGGCGTTGATCGCAGCCTGATCCCGATCTGCCAGGACGGCGACAACTACTACTGCGTCGAAGAAGACGGCACGGTGGTGCTGTGGCTGGCCGAAGAAGAATTGCTCGCCGAAGAAACCTGGGAGTCGGTCTGGCACTGGGCGCGGGACGTCTGGCTGGAAAGCTGA
- a CDS encoding cation:proton antiporter, which translates to MHAISFIQDLAVIMLIAGVVTVLFHRLKQPVVLGYIVAGFIIGPHTPPFGLIHDEETIKTLAELGVIFLMFCLGLEFSLRKLFKVGATAFIAAFLEIVLMIWIGYEIGRWFDWNTMDSLFLGAILAISSTTIIVKALNDLKMKNERFAQLIFGVLIVEDILGIGIIALLSSIAVSGTVSSGEVFSTVGKLSLFMIVALVIGILLVPRLLAYVAKFESNEMLLITVLGLCFGFCLLVVKLEYSMVLGAFLIGAIMAESRQLLKIEQLIEPVRDLFSAIFFVAIGLMLDPMILLQYAWPIAVITVAVVLGKMLSCGLGAFIAGNDGRTSLRVGMGLSQIGEFSFIIAALGMTLQVTSSFLYPVAVAVSVITTLLTPYLIRAADPLSIKLAAVMPQRLSRVLGMYGEWLRSIQPQGEGALLASMIRRILLQVGVNLALVVAIFLSGAFFAARMSVYLQDWISDPSWQKALIWGGALLLSLPFLIAAYRKLKALSMLLAEMGVKAEMAGRHTQRVRRVIAEVIPILSLLVIFLLLAALSASILPTNKLLVLIAVVAAAVAALLWRWFIRVHTRMQVALLETLDNHKDSSGH; encoded by the coding sequence ATGCATGCCATCAGTTTCATTCAGGATCTGGCAGTGATCATGTTGATCGCGGGTGTGGTGACCGTGCTCTTTCACCGTCTCAAACAACCGGTGGTGCTGGGTTACATCGTCGCCGGCTTCATCATCGGTCCGCACACACCGCCGTTCGGCCTGATTCACGACGAAGAAACCATCAAGACCCTCGCCGAGCTCGGGGTGATTTTCCTGATGTTCTGCCTGGGGCTGGAATTCAGCCTGCGCAAGCTGTTCAAGGTCGGCGCCACGGCGTTTATCGCGGCCTTCCTGGAAATCGTCCTGATGATCTGGATCGGCTACGAAATCGGCCGCTGGTTCGACTGGAATACCATGGACTCGCTGTTCCTCGGCGCGATCCTGGCGATTTCCTCGACCACCATCATCGTCAAGGCGCTCAACGATCTGAAAATGAAGAACGAGCGTTTTGCGCAATTGATCTTCGGCGTTCTGATCGTCGAAGACATCCTCGGCATTGGCATCATCGCGCTGCTGTCGAGCATCGCGGTCAGCGGCACCGTCAGTTCCGGCGAAGTGTTTTCCACGGTCGGCAAGCTTTCCCTGTTCATGATTGTCGCACTGGTCATCGGCATCCTGCTGGTGCCGCGACTACTGGCCTATGTGGCGAAATTCGAAAGCAACGAGATGCTACTGATCACCGTGCTGGGCCTGTGTTTCGGCTTCTGCCTGCTGGTGGTCAAACTTGAATACAGCATGGTCCTCGGCGCATTCCTGATCGGCGCGATCATGGCCGAATCACGCCAACTGCTGAAGATCGAGCAGCTGATCGAGCCGGTTCGCGACTTGTTCAGTGCGATCTTCTTCGTCGCCATCGGCCTGATGCTCGACCCGATGATTCTGCTGCAATACGCCTGGCCGATTGCGGTGATCACTGTGGCCGTAGTGCTGGGCAAGATGCTGTCCTGCGGCCTCGGCGCGTTTATCGCCGGCAATGATGGACGCACCTCACTGCGCGTGGGGATGGGGCTTTCACAGATTGGCGAATTCTCTTTCATCATCGCGGCGCTGGGCATGACGCTGCAGGTCACCAGCAGCTTTCTCTATCCGGTGGCTGTGGCCGTCTCGGTGATCACCACGCTGCTGACGCCCTATCTGATCCGCGCGGCCGATCCGCTGTCGATCAAGCTTGCTGCCGTGATGCCGCAGCGTCTGAGCCGCGTGCTGGGGATGTATGGCGAATGGCTGCGCAGCATCCAGCCGCAGGGTGAGGGCGCGCTGTTGGCGTCGATGATTCGGCGGATTCTGTTGCAGGTGGGGGTCAATTTGGCGCTGGTGGTTGCGATCTTTCTATCGGGCGCCTTCTTCGCCGCGCGCATGTCCGTTTACCTGCAGGACTGGATCAGCGACCCGAGCTGGCAGAAAGCGTTGATCTGGGGCGGGGCATTGCTGTTGTCGCTGCCGTTCCTGATCGCGGCTTATCGCAAGCTCAAGGCGCTGTCGATGCTGCTGGCAGAAATGGGAGTGAAGGCGGAGATGGCTGGCCGCCACACACAGCGAGTGCGTCGGGTGATCGCCGAAGTGATCCCGATCCTCTCGCTGCTGGTGATTTTCCTGCTATTGGCAGCCTTGTCGGCCAGTATTCTGCCGACCAACAAGTTGCTGGTGCTCATCGCCGTCGTTGCGGCCGCCGTGGCGGCGCTGCTTTGGCGCTGGTTCATCCGCGTGCATACGCGGATGCAGGTGGCCTTGCTGGAAACCCTGGACAACCACAAGGATTCGTCCGGGCATTGA
- a CDS encoding acyl-CoA thioesterase codes for MEPGNAQLSMTVLMTPDMANFSGNVHGGTLLKYLDEVAYACASRYAGRYVVTLSVDQVIFREPIHVGELVTFLASVNYTGNTSMEVGIKVVTENIRERSVRHTNSCFFTMVAVDDQRKPAAVPPLQPQNSEDKRRYMQAQQRRQIRQELEKRYQEIKGDA; via the coding sequence ATGGAACCCGGAAACGCCCAGCTGTCGATGACGGTATTGATGACCCCCGACATGGCCAACTTCTCTGGCAATGTCCACGGCGGCACCCTGCTCAAATACCTCGATGAAGTGGCCTACGCTTGCGCCAGCCGGTATGCCGGCCGTTACGTGGTGACCTTGTCGGTAGATCAGGTGATCTTCCGCGAGCCGATTCACGTCGGCGAGTTGGTGACCTTTCTGGCCTCGGTCAACTACACCGGCAATACCTCGATGGAGGTGGGCATCAAGGTCGTGACCGAGAACATTCGCGAGCGCTCGGTGCGCCATACCAACAGCTGCTTCTTCACCATGGTCGCGGTGGATGACCAGCGCAAACCGGCCGCCGTCCCGCCGCTGCAACCGCAGAACAGTGAGGATAAGCGTCGATACATGCAGGCCCAGCAGCGTCGGCAGATTCGTCAGGAGCTGGAAAAGCGCTATCAGGAAATCAAGGGCGACGCCTGA